ATCTTCAGCATCTGCAGCTTAGGTTACTGCCCAGCAGTTCCCTAGTTTCTCACATGCACAGCTAGACGCATCTCCAGACCTGCCATGGGCTTGGGCTTTTTTATCCTTCCATCTGGGGTGAGGGTGACCTAATACTAAGCATCAGCCAGTCCAGTACACTCAACTTTGCTTTTTGGGCTTCTGTCAGAACAGGATAATTCTTCTGTGTTGTGAAAAGATGGAGCTTAACATTCTGCTCtgcttacagatgaagaaatgatgGCCACAGAGGTAACCCCTTCAGCTATGGCGGAGCTTACAGACCTGGGAAAATGTCTGATGAAGCATGAGGTGGGTGGAGGGGATAGGTGATGCCACTGTCTCACCCTGGGCTAAAGCTCTCAGAAAAATAGGCATATTGTTTCAAAATCCCTGTGTTTAGCCTCCCCCAGGCTTAAGGTTTTGTCTCTGTCTTACACTACATCTCCcatattgtcattttctttttgactgcctgataagcaaaaataaaacccagtAAAGCTTCGATATTTTCCTGattacttattaaaaattttaactcctgggcatgatggtacatgACTATAATCTAATCCCTGCAATTCAGGGAACTGAGGCAGGGAACTGAGGCAGCTAATAGCCTTAGCTATTTagtgtgaggccctaagcaacatggtgagaccctctctcaaaataaaaaaaagggctagagatgtggctcagtggttaagccaccCAGGTtcgggtttaatccctagtagcccccccccccaaaaaaaaaaaacagctcctgATGTATAAAAAGTCTAAGAATTTGTACTTATTTTCCCATATTAATCCTTCCTTTCCTGTTCAGGATGTTTGCACAGCACTGTTAATCACAGCCTTCAATTCACTGTCTTGGAAGGATACTCTCTCTTGTCAGAGGACAACCACACAGCTCTGCTGGCCTCTCCTCAAACAAGTATGTTTAATCACTCCTTTTCCCTGACTATCACATAAGGTGTGGGTCAAGCAGATTGACTGAATCAGTTGGAAGAATTGGGGAGTTGGGACCTTCAGAGAAGGCCCTGAGCACAGCTGTCTCCCCAGGTGCTGTCAGGGACACTGCTCGCAGATGCCGTCACGTGGCTTTTCACCAGTGTGCTGAAAGGTTTACAGACACATGGGCAGCATGACGGGTGCATGGCTTCCCTGGTCCACCTGGCATTCCAGATATATGAGGCACTGGTGAGTGGCAAGAGCATGGGGACAAGGCATCTGTGGCTTTTTCACTCAGCCTATTTCCAGGATTGTGGGCCTTATCCTAAAAGTAGATATCTGCCAAATTGCTAGTGTTGCCATTGTGGTGGGGTAGCAGGGTCCAAACTTACATCAATTGAGTTTATCCCCACTTTTTAGCGCCCCAGGTACTTGGAGATCAGAGCTGTGATGGAGCAAATTCCAGAAATACAGAAGGACTCTCTGGACCAGTTTGACTGCAAACTTTTGAACCCCTCCCTACAGAAAGTGGCTGACAAGAGACGGAAGGACCAATTCAAACGCCTCATTGCTGGTTGCATCGGGGTAGGTTATGCACCTCCATCAGTATTCCCAACCTTACAAGGTTGTTTGTGGTCTTCTTAGACCACATGTGTAGGTAACCATAATCCAACTGTAGTCATTGACCACTATGGTGGGATGTTCTCTAACCCACTATCCAGGCCCAGCATTAgtcttttctcatttgttttctacAGAAACCCTTGGGAGAGCAATTCCGAAAAGAAGTTCACATTAAGAATCTTCCCTCgcttttcaaaaaaacaaagccaATGCTGGAGACAGAGGTGCTGGACAATGAGGGGGGCAGCCTGGCCACCATCTTTGAACCATGAATCAAGCTCCTGGGCATCTTTCCTCGGCCTTTATTGTCATCTCTTCTTCCCCCTTCATAGCTGATCTCTAGGCCCCTCTTGCACTGCCACCTCACTTTCCACCATGGTCAGCCTGGAGACAGATCCAGGTCTGCAGCTGAAGAAGAGTGGACCCTGTGCAGGGCCACAAGTTATTCTACTTATCAAGAAAGGGAGTCAGGGCTTACGCCATTCTGTCAAGATGTTCCCATCCTATTTGGGAATTTTGGCTTTTTCAAGAAGAGCTAGAGCAGAGCAGCCCTTCTCCCCAAGCCCTCCCACCCCTATGCAGCATACCCAAGCAAATGGGAACGAGGGGTGCTGTGCCTAGCCAGGGCTCAGCCCTCAACCACTTGTGCCGGAGAGCTTCTCCTGGACCACTGCATCCCAAAGCCCCTTGCTGCTGGGCTAGCAGGGACCCTTCCACACACCCAGTGGCATGTCTGGTTTAGGTGCTAAGTACTGAGCTGAATTTGGCCAGTTCTCATCTTTGTTTTGATCAAGAATCTGGTCACCCAGTGGGATCCATAGTACAGGCTACTATTTAAGTCTGGGCACAATATCAAGTGTAGTATCTCCAGGAACCAAGGCTGGGTAAGGTTTAGTGCTAATATCCCCCCTTAAGCTCACACATCTCGCCCTTTCATAAATGACCCTGACTCAAGGGTTTCTGCAGTGTCGGGATCTACTCAGGCATTAGAGCCACAGTACCCTATTCAGTGTCACATGACACCATTGTCATCCAAGGATAATCCAGATCATCTAGACTTAACATCTGTGACAAGCAGCTAGCAAAGCCACTGGTCTCCTTCTAGGACTAGCTGAGTCCCAGGTGCCTTTAAAAATCTCGTGGTCTTACATGCCCCTGGTTGCTTTTCTCAAGGGTCATTTCCAAAAGAATACATAGGTGGggtggtatgtgcctgtaatcccagcagtctgaggcagaaggatcacatgtttgaggccagcctcagcaacttagagaaaccctgtcttaaTTGgggaaaaaaggactgggaatgtggcgtagtggtaaagcactccaggttcaatctccagtaccaaaaaaaaaaaaaaaaattatatctatcaCAACCTGTACTGAGTCCATCCTAGAGGTCACTGGAAGGCCCTGGAAGCAGAGGGAAATGTGGATGTGGGACCCACCCCCTGAAGTAATTATCACAAGGCAGCCTTGATCCATATAGAAACCAGAATGCCTATGTGCTCTGCACAGGACAGGCCTGCCATCCATCCAGTTCACAAATTAGGGTTTCAGTGAGAGAGTAGACAGAAGCCTGCAGCTTTTAGCTGGTGCAGGTCACAGGCACTACAAGGTTGGAGAGAAGCAAAGCTGTGTCTCTGTTGCACAAGTTTGTTCCCTTTTTCTGCAAGGTGCTTTGGGCTTCTATCGATTGTGAAGGTGATCTCAAAGAATATCTCCCTCCAAACTTGATCGCTGCCTACTACTCTATTTGGTTGGGGCTGTGGAGGGTACAGTTGTATTTATTATgttgtaatatttttaacattctgtGACTTCATGCTAGgaattttctattgtttatagaACCTTTTTGTAGAAATGTTTAACTCTAAAGCACATCTGCATGTCAGTAAAAATCTCAATTTCATACAGAAAGGGCCCTATCTGCCTTTTTCAAATTGGTCTTTAAACCAGTGACATGTTCCAGGGTTAACATCTTCATTGAGCAACCTGTAGGGGGAACTAGACAGGAAGAAAATTGTGACTGATGGGTCTATTATTAAGCTTTCTGAAATAGTATGCCAATTAGGAAACTGTCTTTTTCTAGACTACCTCTAGGCACCATTCCTGTGTGGCTACTGGGCCTGaccctggtttttgtttttatagataaACATAGTTCAGTTGAACTGCTATGGACAACCCTTTTTTCTGTAAGGAATTTGCTTGGTAATCCAGGACATAGGTAAATTTGGCATATTCACTCTGGTTCCTTCTGTACAGAAGGTTTGACTGTGCCCGCAGAAAGCACCTCAGTTTggcctttttggtactggggattgaattcaggagcactcagccactgactcacacccccccccccagccttattttgtattttaattagagtcagggtctcattgaattgcttagcacctcacttgtgctgaggctggctttgaactcacaatcctcctgcctcattctggAGAGCTGCTACAGGTCTGCCCAGCAGGAAGTTTCTAAAAGGACTTGGCTtcgagggctgggaatgtaattcagtggtaaagtgcctgcttAGCACActcaaggccccaggttcaatctccagtactaccaaaaaaaaaaaaacttggcctTAACTTACACTGACATTGGCAGTGAATCCAATGTTCTTGATTGCTAAATACCAAACCTGTTCTGAGATGAGGCCCCATACCTTGAGACTCAAAGTCAAGAAGTAGTCTTAAAAGATTTTGTTTGGACATGAATTTATTTACATCAAAGGCCTTACAAAGGCATAAAGTCTCATTCTGTAGCACATTTAACAAAATGTATTGATGGAAAATAAAGCTGGAATTAGACCTCTAGTCACACTGAGTATAGTAGTCCCCTTGGGGCAGGTCAGAACCCAGGAGCATCCAACTCCATACATCCCAGTATTTCTGGTCCAAACCTCAGTCCATCTGAACTGCATCTAGTTCATCCAAGAAGCGCCGGCACTTGCCCATCAATACTTTGATAGCTTCACTCACCAGCACATCTGGTGGCAACACTCCAGTTGACTCTACAGAAACTGGGAACCAAAGAAACACTACTTCAGCCCAGGCAGGACTTTTCTTTAGGAAGctgttataaattatttctaaattccaCATATGGACTCTGAAAGGAAGCTCTAGCAATAAAAAGTATCCACAGGCATACACTCTACCAGTTCTTACAGATGTAATGATCTCGAACACGGGCAAGCCGCACAACCTTCTTTAGCTTCTCATTCCGAAAGATTTCCCTGCTAAAGGTATCCAGCCGGGGATTGGCAACTCTGGCCACCTTTTTACCTAATGAAAACAAATCCTGTCATACTTTGTCTATTAGGGTCcaaagcttttatttctttttgtcagtttcaaaagaaaacagatcCTCATCTGAACAGCATCCCAAACACCATACCTTGCACTTCTTGTACTTCAATAACACCAGGTGAAAAGCACTGGCTCAGTTCCTCAGCTGCCTCCCCTTCCACAGGTTCAAGTAGAGTGATGTCTGGCAGAAGCCTGTAACTAGCTGTTGCCACTGGTGAAAATTTGGCATGATCTTTTCCTGGAATGTTGAGGAGAATCAGTCTTCAGAAACTTTCTTCATTCTCCTAAACCACTGATAAAACAAAACCTATTGACTTTCTACCTGTCAGCAACATCTCAGCTCAGTTCCTGTCACACTTTGTGCCACTATAATCAAACCCAGGGTAGGCCCATAGGGTTCTCACCAATGCCCTTGACACAGTGCATTAGCAGATCAATCTCCTGGCCAGGCCGCAGCTGAGCAATGAGGATATCATCATGTACTGGGCGGATAGTGCCTTCGGGAAAGACGTCAGCCTGGTTCCCCAAGGGGACCCATGTCATATGCCTGGTATATACTAAAGAAAACACGTCAGAAGACCCCAGCCACTGAAACCAGAACCCACCAGCGGGTGGGTCCTCTTCCTCACCCTACTGACTCACCTTTGTGGTTCACATAGAGTTCATTGGGGTCAGAGGAATCTTTAGCAGCATGGGGATTCCGCGTACATCTGACCTGGAGCCGAAATTGCAGTGTGtctatctctgtgccttcttcatCTCCTGAACAAATGGAGGAGGCAGCTCTTTTTACTACTGAACAGCTAAGAGTATCAGGTATTATGCTACAGGATTTACatacatttttcatattaatCCTCTTGACAAACTTTGGAAGGCAAGGGCAAGTGTCTTCAGTTGAAAACTAATGTTACCCAAAGatgagtaatttgcccaaggtcatacagtAATCAGTCTAGGATTTGAACCTAGGCAGTCTAATTCTAGGTTATTCAAGAGAGCCAGTTCCAACTCTcccaaaatttcattttctcaaaccCTCACCTTGGTTCCGATATTCAAAAAGACGAGGATCAGCAAGAATGGGAATGAGCCCCAGGCGGTGTGCAAGGATCTCATCCTGAACAATGGATGTGTTGTTGTATACCAGGACTTTTTCCACAGCCATTGTTGGTACctgctcaaggaaaaaaaaaaaatcacctatacAACAGACAACTTCCTACTTCCTAAGATAGAGAACCCTTCCTAGAAGAATGCTTAATGAAATTTACatttacaaaggaaaagaaaatctcagcACAGTTCTAGGGGAAATAAGGGGAGGGACAGCTTGAGAATTCTACAAGTAAGGTAATAATACAGTTCCCCACACAAACCCCAgttttgccaccatgcctgccaaTACCTCAGCTAAAAGAATTCTTCTAAAAGCATTGGC
Above is a genomic segment from Urocitellus parryii isolate mUroPar1 chromosome 8, mUroPar1.hap1, whole genome shotgun sequence containing:
- the Polr1c gene encoding DNA-directed RNA polymerases I and III subunit RPAC1 isoform X1, producing the protein MAAAHAVEEMRSRVVLGEFGVRNVHTTDFPGNYAGYDDAWDQDRFEKNFRVDVVHMDENSLEFDMVGIDAAIANAFRRILLAEVPTMAVEKVLVYNNTSIVQDEILAHRLGLIPILADPRLFEYRNQGDEEGTEIDTLQFRLQVRCTRNPHAAKDSSDPNELYVNHKVYTRHMTWVPLGNQADVFPEGTIRPVHDDILIAQLRPGQEIDLLMHCVKGIGKDHAKFSPVATASYRLLPDITLLEPVEGEAAEELSQCFSPGVIEVQEVQGKKVARVANPRLDTFSREIFRNEKLKKVVRLARVRDHYIFSVESTGVLPPDVLVSEAIKVLMGKCRRFLDELDAVQMD
- the Polr1c gene encoding DNA-directed RNA polymerases I and III subunit RPAC1 isoform X2; this encodes MAAAHAVEEMRSRVVLGEFGVRNVHTTDFPGNYAGYDDAWDQDRFEKNFRVDVVHMDENSLEFDMVGIDAAIANAFRRILLAEVPTMAVEKVLVYNNTSIVQDEILAHRLGLIPILADPRLFEYRNQGDEEGTEIDTLQFRLQVRCTRNPHAAKDSSDPNELYVNHKGTIRPVHDDILIAQLRPGQEIDLLMHCVKGIGKDHAKFSPVATASYRLLPDITLLEPVEGEAAEELSQCFSPGVIEVQEVQGKKVARVANPRLDTFSREIFRNEKLKKVVRLARVRDHYIFSVESTGVLPPDVLVSEAIKVLMGKCRRFLDELDAVQMD